CGAATCGACTGGCGACCGCCGGCCGACTATCTCGACGCCGACCGGCATCCGTTCTTGGACGCCGTAGCGGACCGTCTGCAGACTTCGGTCAGGCTCTGATCAATCAGTGTGCTTGTGCCGGAAGTACTCGACCGTGCGACGCACGCCGTCGGCCAACTCGATCTGCGGACGCCAGCCCAAAACCCGTTCGGCTAAGCCGATGTCAAGGCAGGACCGCTTAAGATCGCCTAGCCGCGGCGGGTGGAACTCAGGGTCGTCGGGCCCGCCGACAGCCGCGGCCACCGCCGAATGCAGTTGGCGGTCCGACGTTTCCTTACCGGTGCCGATGTTGAAGCGCAGCCCACCGCCGACGTCCGCGGACACCCGGACAAACGCGTCGACCACGTCGTCGACAAACACATAGTCGCGCGTATTGGTGCCGTCGCCGAACACCCTGGTGGGTTTGCCCGAGAGCAGCGCCTGCGCGAAGATCGCTACCACACCCGCTTCACCGTGTGGGTCCTGGCGAGGACCGTAGACGTTAGCCGGTGCGATATGCGAGCAGTCCAGGCCGTAGAGATGTCGAAAGGTGTTCAGGTAGATTTCGCCGGCCACTTTGCCCGCGGCATACGGCGAGGCCGGATCGGTGGGCGCTGTCTCAGGGGTTGGATACTCCGGCGGGGTGCCATAGATCGATCCTCCCGAGGAGGTGTGCACGATCTTGCGGACACCGGTCTGCCGCGCGGCCTCGGCTAGGCGCACCGTGCCGATGACATTGACCGCGGCGTCGAATTGCGGGTCAGCCACCGAACGGCGGACATCGATCTGGGCCGCCAGGTGAAATACCACCTCGGGCCGGTGCTGCTCGAGGATGGCGTGTAGATCGGCGGTCACAATGTCGGCTTCGACGAAGACGTGTGCGGAGTTGTCGGCCAGATGCTCGAGGTTGGTCGCCCGGCCGGTCGCGAAGTTGTCCAATCCCACCACCGAATGACCATCTGCCAGCAACCGGTCGACTAACGTCGAGCCGATGAATCCGGCCGCCCCAGTGACCAGTGCGCGCACCGGCCCACCATACCGGCGGCCCATGCCAGCGCCCCGTATGCCTCGGGTCGCCCTGGTCGCCGTATTGCTGATCACGGTGCAGCTGGTGGTTCGCGTGGTGCTGGCATTTGGGGGCTATTTCTATTGGGACGACTTGATCCTCGTCGGCAGGGCCGGCACTGGGGGCCTGTTGTCGCCGTCGTACCTGTTCGACGACCACGACGGCCACGTGATGCCCGGTGCCTTCCTGGTTGCGGGCGCCATTATCCGGGTGGCACCCCTGGTGTGGACCGGACCAGCGATCAGCCTGGTGGTGCTGCAGCTGCTGGAGTCGCTGGCGTTGCTGCGCGCGTTGTATGTGATATCGAGCTGGCGGCCGGTACTCCTGATCCCATTGACGTTCGCGCTGTTCACACCGCTAGCGGTGCCGGGGTTCGCGTGGTGGGCGGCTGCGCTCAACTCGCTGCCGATGCTGGCCGCGCTGGCGTGGGTGTGCGCCGATGCCATCCTGCTGGTGCGGACCGGCAACCACCGCTACGCCGTCACCGGTGTCCTGGTTTACCTCGGTGGCCTGCTGTTCTTCGAGAAGGCCGCGGTGATCCCGTTCGTCTCCTTCGCGGTGGCCGCGCTGCAGTGCCATGTGCGCGGCGACCGGTCAGCTTTGGCGACGGTGTGGCGGGCCGGTGTCCGGTTGTGGACGCCGTCGCTGGCACTGACCGTCGGCTGGGTAGCCCTTTATCTGGCGGTGGTGGATCAACGGCGATGGAGTTCCGATCTGTCGATGACGTGGGATCTGCTGTGCCGTTCGGTCACCCACGGCATAGTGCCGGCACTGGCCGGCGGGCCGTGGGACTGGGCGCGCTGGGCTCCGGCATCCCCGTGGGCCACTCCCCCGGCGGTGGTGATGGTGCTCGGCTGGCTGGTGTTGATCGCAGTGCTTGCGCTGTCACTGGTCCGCAAGCGACGCATCGGCCCGGTGTGGCTGACCGCGGCCGGCTACGCGGTGGCCTGCCAGGTGCCGATCTTTCTGATGCGCTCGTCGCCGTTCACCGCGCTCGAGTTGGCCCAGACCCTCCGGTACTTCCCGGATCTTGTCGTCGTGCTGGCGCTGCTAGCCGCCGTCGCGCTGCAGGCACCCAATCGCGCCGGCACCCGCTGGCTGGACGCCTCGCCGGCCCGAGCCGTTGCGACAGTCGCTTCGGCCGTGTTGTTTTTGACCAGCAGCCTGTATTCGACCGCGACGTTTCTGGCCAGTTGGCGTGACAACCCCACCGAGGGATACCTGAAGAACGCCCAGGCAAGTCTGGCCGCGGCCGCGTCAGGTGCGCCGCTACTGGATCAGGAAGTCGATCCGCTGGTGTTGCAACGAGTGGCCTGGCCGGAGAACTTGGCCAGCCACATGTTCGCCCTGCTGCGCGTCCGACCGGAATTCGCTACGACAACAACACAATTGAGAATGTTCACCAGCACAGGTCGGCTGGTCGACGCGAAAGTGACCTGGGTCCGGACGATCATCGCGGGGCCGGTGCCGCAGTGCGGCTACTTCGTCCAGCCGGACCGGCCGGAACGTCTGATCCTCGACGGCCCCTTGCTGCCCGGCGACTGGACCGTCGAACTCAACTACCTGGCCAACAGCGACGGCTCGATGGCGCTGGCACTTTCTGACGGACCTGAGCGGAAGGTTCCGGTGCATCCGGGTCTCAATCGGGTGTACGCCCGGCTACCAGGGGCCGGCGACGCAATCACGGTGCGAGCCAACACCACCGCGCTTTCGCTGTGCATCGGAGCGGCGCCGGTGGGATTTCTGGCACCGGCCTGACCTCAACGCCGGTCGCCACAGCCGCTCAAACGTGGCGGCCGCGCGTATTCGACCGTCCGTAGTGGTTCGTTAAAGCGTTGCAGTACAACGCATACAACAATCAATCGGCCATTGAGTTCGCACGCTCATGCAGTTGCGAATGGTCGGTGGATGCTCGAAGCCAATGCAGAAAGCGACCGGCTCGATGAGCTGCACCAGCAGTATCACCGAGATGATCTTGGCGGTAATCAGGCTTGTATCTCTTGTAGTGTGGCGGCGGCAACTGAATACTGACCAGAGCGCGGCAACTGAAAATTGACCAGCTTCCTGGAGAGCCTTGGCTA
Above is a window of Mycobacterium tuberculosis H37Rv DNA encoding:
- a CDS encoding transmembrane protein is translated as MPAPRMPRVALVAVLLITVQLVVRVVLAFGGYFYWDDLILVGRAGTGGLLSPSYLFDDHDGHVMPGAFLVAGAIIRVAPLVWTGPAISLVVLQLLESLALLRALYVISSWRPVLLIPLTFALFTPLAVPGFAWWAAALNSLPMLAALAWVCADAILLVRTGNHRYAVTGVLVYLGGLLFFEKAAVIPFVSFAVAALQCHVRGDRSALATVWRAGVRLWTPSLALTVGWVALYLAVVDQRRWSSDLSMTWDLLCRSVTHGIVPALAGGPWDWARWAPASPWATPPAVVMVLGWLVLIAVLALSLVRKRRIGPVWLTAAGYAVACQVPIFLMRSSPFTALELAQTLRYFPDLVVVLALLAAVALQAPNRAGTRWLDASPARAVATVASAVLFLTSSLYSTATFLASWRDNPTEGYLKNAQASLAAAASGAPLLDQEVDPLVLQRVAWPENLASHMFALLRVRPEFATTTTQLRMFTSTGRLVDAKVTWVRTIIAGPVPQCGYFVQPDRPERLILDGPLLPGDWTVELNYLANSDGSMALALSDGPERKVPVHPGLNRVYARLPGAGDAITVRANTTALSLCIGAAPVGFLAPA
- the galE1 gene encoding UDP-glucose 4-epimerase (galactowaldenase (UDP-galactose 4-epimerase) (uridine diphosphate galactose 4-epimerase) (uridine diphospho-galactose 4-epimerase)), giving the protein MRALVTGAAGFIGSTLVDRLLADGHSVVGLDNFATGRATNLEHLADNSAHVFVEADIVTADLHAILEQHRPEVVFHLAAQIDVRRSVADPQFDAAVNVIGTVRLAEAARQTGVRKIVHTSSGGSIYGTPPEYPTPETAPTDPASPYAAGKVAGEIYLNTFRHLYGLDCSHIAPANVYGPRQDPHGEAGVVAIFAQALLSGKPTRVFGDGTNTRDYVFVDDVVDAFVRVSADVGGGLRFNIGTGKETSDRQLHSAVAAAVGGPDDPEFHPPRLGDLKRSCLDIGLAERVLGWRPQIELADGVRRTVEYFRHKHTD